From Trypanosoma brucei gambiense DAL972 chromosome 5, complete sequence:
CGACTCGGAGCGCGAGTTCCTGGATTCATTGATGGGCACCGCGGGCAGCGTATGCACAGTTGACTCCAGGTCCGTTGAGGGGTAGCGTTCGAAGGTCGTACCCGCAACAAATTGTGGTGTTGACTTTACGAGGCGGGGACGACCAGTTTCCGCAGACTGCTTCGGCACGTACTTGCCAGACTTAGGGTTATCAAAGTTACAAGGCAAGTCCCTGAAAGACTGAGATACTAAGCTCTCCGATGCGGTGTGTTCAACGTCCTCCCATTCATCACCAAAAGTGTCAACTTCCCGCAACTGGCTGCTTCTCAGCGAGTCCTCCGCCGGTGGCCATGCTTCGCGATACGAGGAAGTGTTTCGGCTCTCCGACGCCGCCAGACGCATCCTGAGAAATACAATTTTGTTGTCCGGCGAACGTTCGTCCTCGCTGGACTCGTTGTTCGCCTTTGAGGCAGAACATTTATTGCACCCCTTGTGCGGCATTGGCCACGTAATtctaaaagagaaataatgaATGTAATTTTTTGTGATATTGAATGTCACACTGTGAGCTGACCCGGCAGAACAAGACGACAAACGCGGTAACTCACTGGAATTTTTACCTCCTTAGGCTGTGTCGTCACAAGTTTCACCTTATTTGAATAATTTCCACCTCAGCTATCAAAGTCTCACCACCACTTTGCAGTTCCTTTTTCCTATTCCTCAACAGTTTTCCCACCTCTTATGGAGGTACAATGCCCTCTTCgcgacaaaaaaatatggtggAAAACTACAACACAAAGAGTGGGAAAgaatagaaaaaacaaaagcggaGACACCCACAATCTTTTGTCCGCTTGCACCGCAACACCGTGCCTGAAAGAAAacgggaagaaaaacaaagcaaaaaaattgagCATGTTAGAGGCAGCCAAtgccacagcaggtggtatTGTCTCAACCAAGTACAAGGAAGGTAACCTAATAAACGTAAAGTAATATTACAAGAAGTAAACTCGAGAGACATGGAATTACGCGACCGTCTACACGCCAAAGCACGCACAAATGGTGCGCGTTACCTTGCGGCGTCGCCACTGACATTCCATGCACCACGTGTCACGGATTCACTGAGGTACAGAACAGGTCATGCTCGACACTTCCAAGACCCCTACGCTATCAACAGGGTCGTACCCACTCTTACAAAGTCTCAATGCCGTGCAAAACGACTCGGTGCTAGTGGCATTCTTGACCGTCATAATCATCCGCAAGATACACTAGTGTACTCATGCGAAATCGCCACGTGACATGTTGAATGTTTCAGTTCCCACTTCGCGTCGGTAAACGAACGCGCTACCTCAGAAAAGGTTTAAATCTTTCCACTCTTTTCGCTGTCGTTCAAGCTCTGCAGCCAGctccgctttttctttcgccTCGCGCTCCAAACGCTGCTTCTTCCGCGCCGCCTCCTCGGCGAGCCGGGTGGCCTCTAACTGCTGCTCCACGACTTGTTCGCGTCGGCGCCTCCTCTGCCGCTCCGCCGGACTCAAGTTGGGGTCCTCAGAGGAACCCAGTCCAGCTGTGCCACCACTTACTTCCTCGCGAGCCTTACGCCgaacttcttcctccttcagtgctgcttccctttccttcttcctctggTGCGCGACCTTCAGGCGAATAAGAACACCTTCATTACTTAACATCTTGTGTGCACTCTCAGCTATGTGAAATGCATCAGCGGCCTTCTCAACTGTGCACTTATCTGGGTGCACTTTGAGCACAATACGGCGGAAACTGCGATTAACGTCCGCGACTTCACACGTCTGCGGATCCAACTGCAGCACAGCAAATGGGTCCGCTCCCCCAGAGCTGAAGCGCAGTAACCGTCGTATTTCTTCCACTTGGTCCTCCTTTGACCCCATTACGCCCTCGTAGCTATGTGATACGGGAGCGAATAAGCGACCAGAGCCACTAACAGAAGAaacaaggggggaaaaaaagacgcaGCTGGACAGTAGTGATATGGCACGTAAACTAATTTAACAAGGGCGGGAAACACCAATTCagatgaaggaaatgaaTCAAAAGGGGTGTCTTTATCATATAGCGCGTGATAActggaaaaacagaaatgtgGCACATCAACGACGTGCTTGTTCCTGCAGGCTTGCTCAAATCAAACAGAAGATTACAACTGTGCTGATGTGTTAAGAACGCAGACAAATGCCCGCGCCCAACCTAAATGTGAGGTACACTGCCACATGCTTTCCATGCGAGCAGGAGCCACAACAAATCTTAAATGTGGAGCAAAATAAGTTAATACGTCCGTAGTCGACCTGACTACTGTTGGAAGAGTATATATTTTCCTCGTTGTCACTGGACGAACAGCATCAAAcgcaaataaaaataaaaacaaaagaagatgttaaaaaaggaaacggcaTGGGTGGAGGTATATCATACTAGCAAATTTGATATACAGAATTGAGTTGTAAGCAGTTGAACTAACGAGGGGAAGTCTGGCACAATGTTAACAAGTAAACCTGAGGTACCTGGCCCGACATTCAACACCCGTGAAATTTTCctgaaaaataaacaaaaaaatgaatccACTAACTGAACAATCAACATCTGGAGATGCCGCAAGGTCACCAACACTGCCACCACCTGAAACCATGCTTCCATGTATCTCTCCAATTACAATGTCATCTACCGCGTGCCAAGCGGCGCCATCACGCGAAATTAAAGGAGGTTGACAGACAAGAATATTTGTTTAAGGATGTGTGGGAGAGCCTGTGTGTCCATACATTCAAAGCCGTGTCCACTTGGCAGTTTCTCCCTCAGGTTCAGCGCCTGTTCGCCCAAAGTGGCAATAAAAATGCAGAACATTTGTACTTCTTGATTGCTTTCCATAATCTCACCGAGCTCGCCGGGCTCAATCCCGTATCGTGAGAGGTTTGCATCGCTAATCACGAAAACAAGGTACGCCTCACCCTTCTCCGCCGTGACGAGCTCAATACTCTGCCGCATCGCTTGGACGGTATTGTCGCCTGACCAGCAGTACTGTGCGTGGGCAACCATACGTTGGCATACTTCCgccctttccttttggttAGTCGGTGGCTTGCCAAAGGGTACAAGCTCAATACACGCACTGTCCCCGTTGTGACCTACCATGGCATAGtcaattttttcttcgtaGCCAGTGAACGCCTCCATAACCATCACCGTGGATTCGAGCAACTTCGTGAGCCTCTGATCCATCCCTTCAAACCGGTACATACTGGCACTTACATCTAGCACAAACAAGAGACGCTTCTTTCGCTTGACCTGAAAGGGGCTGGCGTCAGCATAGTCGGCGCGCCGTTTGTAGATGTTACGCTCCCCAACGATGCCCTCTACAATCTTACTGTCATCCCATACTCCGTCCGTTTGGCCACGCAGCCACACGCGTTCACCTTCCGCAGCTTTAAGGCCACTTAACATACTCCTCAATATCGCCACAGGGGCACGCACCCGCCCCTGCAGCGCACCGTACCGCTCGTACTCCGTGGAGGTCATACCAATTTCCCGCAAGCGCTCCTGCAGTGCTACCCTTCCCATGCGTCTCGCTTCCTCTATTATATGTTGTGGAACCTGCTGCTTAGCTTCGGGCGATACTTGGTGAACCGGCCAGCCCTTGTCAAGACGGTACGGGCCAACAAGTCCGCCGAGGCCTGCAGTATCAGTCCCACCCGTACCGCCGGCGTATGTGTTGCCACCGTGATGTTCTTCATTATCCTCACGACCATGTTTCAGGTTATTAGATGCCGCATAGCGCGATGTACAGTAGGACATGCTAAGTTTCCCCTGAGGTGTGGCAGCTGCCGCCCCAACTTGTTTTACGGACCCTTGGAGCAAAGCGGAGAGTTGGCGATGGCGACATTCCACCCGTTCAGCTACGAGGTCACCTATCAACAGCTGCCGATTCACTTCATCATATCGAAGAATGTTACCCGCAACCTCGTCgagggaaaaacaaggaTAGGAAGGTTTCACCGACGATGAACGTGAGGATGTTGTTGGCGTGGGAGCGAAATGGCGAACagtatgatgatgataatcgACGGCAAATAGAGAACCGCAAGTGTCAACTCCGTCGCTACCGCTGGCGACCACAAGTTGTTTGTGCACACGGTCGATACCTATTGTTCCATGGTGATTCAAGTCAGAACACACAGCAGGGGAAATGCTGGGATTGGCAAAGGTGCGCATCGACCACGACTGCGATCGAGAAGAGTAACTCTCAACCATGGTGTACAAAACGCCTTCTTTCTCACTATCACTGCCGGCACCTGCGACGATGATAGCACCCTGGAGTTCCTCCGGTGTGACGGGCCCCATGGCTGCCTCAGTAGGCGTCGGTTCTTTCGTTCCCGTTAATCCTACTACAACTCCATTTATTTCATTgggaagcaaacaaagacTTGCTGTCGCCACGCCATCAGACATTAATGAAAGCTTCATCACACCGCAAAACGTCGACTCAGACTTACTCAGGTGGACAGAAGCATAGTTGTTCGCAAAGAAGTGAATTCCCCGAATATCCTCCGCAGGAAGGGTTACACCGACACGGTGCCCGTTCGACCACACGTACAACTCCGGTTCGCGCGGTCGCGTCATGGCAACTAGGTTACATCCCGGGCAAACAGTGTGCCGAGTGAGTGCGACATCACTGGAGGGTGGCATCAAATGCACAACCAGCACCGATCCCAACAGTTTATCACCAGCTGCGTCACCCTGACCTCTGACTTGCCCTCGTGGTAATGCAGTTGACGTTGAGCACAAACCAAGCGCGGACGCATCGGCAAGCAAAATCGATCCTGAGGATGCACATGCAACTTCAACAAATGAAGGCGATGTCCCAAACGCACCATGCGAAGACTCCTTGAGGGCCTGAGAGGCTAAAATGCCGCTCGCCTCGGTGCCGAGGAAACGTAATGAAGAAGACGGAAGGGAGTTAAGAGGCAATAAGTCCGTTAAGTTAAGTAACTGTACCTGCCCTGCGGCAAGACGCTTCCGACCCACCGCAGTAGCCGCAATGGACGCAACAGACGGCAGACTCGCAATAGCTAAGAAAATCTCTGTTGTTGCGAGGGgactgctgctgccgttcATTTCCTCTCGAAGCACATGCTGGCGGGTAAAAAGGACGGCAACACTCTTGGACTCCCCCACCACGCACTCAGGAGCTTCCACGGCTACACGAATCACGCGGTCGCCCTGTTGCAGAAATGGTAGCCTTGTTGCTGTAGTCCATTCACTAAAACCGACGAGCCCACCGTTCGCCGAAACATCTGCGGCGAAGTCCGTGGCATTATATGATTCACACCAAACAGGAGCAGACTTCCAGTTTATTGCACCACCACACTCCAAATCCGTGAGCCGTCGCACTGGTAGAGACATTACTACTTCCCCCAGTTTTAACGGCAAAAACGCCGGTGATTTCGCCGACATGTGAATCAGCGATGGTGAAGGCCGCAGTGGCACAGCTCGGCTGGTACGCAAAGGTAACAGCTTCTGCATTCCACCAAACTGTACCAGTGGATCCAAATGCAGCCGTAGTACATTGCGAACAAGACGCAGTGTATTTTCGTCAAACACGTCGAAGTTGAAGATATTATTTAGAGCTGCGTACACGCCATCACCTGGGAACATTGACATGTGCCTTACAACAGCGATGAGCTCCCGTAACGAAAAAGGGTAAGTAATGTTCCCTTCCTCAAAATCGGTTTGAAGACGTTGAAAACATTCAATAAGGCTCATCAGCAGAGCATCTGGAATGTTCACGCCATACGCTCTCAGAACCTGCAACTGCGAGTGGGCATCGGCATTGAGCATCACAGACGGTGCAAATAAGTCGCCACATTCCCGGTAGAAGTCATTGCCGTGGAATGGAAAACCGGGCGGGTTTGCCAACACAATGACTCGAAAATCAGGGTGCATGTTAatgatatttttttgttcgctaGATCCGTAATCACTGGAAGAAATGCTAAATCGTACGACGTGCGCACGTGGACCAAGTATTTGCCGTCCATCGCGGAGCCTCATCTCGTGATCCTCGATGAGTCCTTTTAGCACTTGTACCACCTCTACGGGTGCCTTGTCAATTTCATCAACAACAAGGCAGTGTCCCTGCTGCACCGCCCGTACTAGTGGTGAGTCTGCCCATACAACTCGACCGTTCTCGACTGTGGGATTGATAGTAAGGCTACCGACTGTGGTGTCTCGATGTAGCTGAATATACTCCCGAGGGGTACCAACGCGTGCGAGAAAGGCATCGACAACCTTGTTTTTGCCAACACCTTGGTTCCCTATTAGGAGAATGTTGTTCCCCACGGCGTACTGTTTAGCGAGCCACACAATGACGGACTCATGAACAGGGTTGGGGTGAAAGTGTGGCACGTGCGGTACCATGGCCTTCTCCTTCGCTCCGTAATTGCGGTTGATGCGGAGAATAGGTTTATCACCCAATCCAAAGACACGAGATACTTCAATTCCTTCAGCTTTACCGGCGCCAGCATTAGGAATAGTTGGGTCACAGGGGAGTAGGAACTCTTTAAGGGAATGGCAGTTCAACGTTTCCCCCATGCTACTCTTTGAAACGGATGATGATCGCAGTGGATCCTGCTTGCGCTCCGCGAGCCCACTCGTACAGGTAAATCCACAAATCTGCATCACCTGACGCACTTTTTCTGCTACCAATGAACTCAGCAGTGGGAGTAGCAGCGTAGATTCAACACTAATGTTAAAGTCATCAGGATAACGAACGCGAAAGCGGGTAAGGTTTAGCAGCTGTCGAAGGCTTAGCTGCGGCGTTTTTGGTTCCGTGACTTGTAATCGCTCAAGTTCATCACGCAGCCGCAGCAGGGTATCCACATCACGCTTCAATCCTGATGATATCCCGCCCTCAGGGCCCACTGAGGCGCGGATACCGTCTACCTTTTCGTTCCCACAAAATTGCAACTCCAACTCAGCCACGCGAAGGAGAATGGCACGAAATAACGACTGCGAACATGACGGCATTTGGACAACCCCAAACAGCTCGGTGACATCGTGTGTAACGCGCCATTGGTTTTGCCACACTTTGTTGCCTGTCCCATTGCTGTTAAGCGCAGGAAATCGCGCTGTACCCACCACACGGAATGAAGGATGTATGGGAAATATGCGACGTgccttcatttcctcttcgGTGGCGCGCAGCTTCTCCTTAATGATCCCATACTCCTTGAACGATTTCAGCACGGACCCGTCGCAGAGTGAGGTGCTCCCGTCAATAAGGAGTTGCTGCAGCGAACTGAGCATCCCTAAAGGCATTTTATCAATTCCATCAAGTACAGCCATGCGACCGTTGAGTGCTGCGTCAACGAGTGCACTGTTCTGCCACACCGTGTCACCACTTACCGAATCGGTAGCTCGTCTCTGAAAAAGGTCTTTGATCGTCATATCCGCATAGAGGTACATAGTCTCCGTCTGGTAACCAAGAAGGCGCGCAAATTCGTGGAGCAACGTCGTTTTGCCACTTCCACTGGATCCCAGCAGCAAGATATGCCGCCCCGCAATGTGCAACTGCAACATGGACTGTAAAACGTGAACATGTCCTGGTGTAAAGACTGTGCTCGAACTGCTACAGTACATTTTCACATCAACCGTTTTCCACTTTCTACCACTAGAAGGCGATGAAGGCCCACCACGCGATGATTTGAGAGCAAATTCACCCAAATATAATGGAAGTTGATATTTACCCTTCATCCCGTCGACACAAGCGTCGCCTACCACCACAGGGTGCTGCAACACGGCCAACACCTTCGACTTTGCAACACGAACATTGTCTATAAACACAACATCATTATAATGCTTTGAAGAACGAACAGCGCAATCTTCATGCGTACAGTGATCTGTTGGTTTGCCACTATCCCGTACGCTGACATCATTATGGTGGCAAATATGGTTTGACAGGGGAGTACCAATGTCACACGCGGCTAGCACCCTTTCGTAATCTCGAAGGCGTCTCATCGACTCTTCATAGGTGCCACTACCCGAACCAGTTTGTTGTGCATATAGCGTCCACGGGAAGGATCGTAGTAACAGCTCACCCACTGGAACATCAGGAAATAGCATAAACTGTCGGAAGACTTGAGCCACCTCGTAACTTCCAATGGTCTGCAGCCCGCAAAGCGAAGACACACAACCACCAACAGCGCTGT
This genomic window contains:
- a CDS encoding chaperone protein DNAj, putative, yielding MGSKEDQVEEIRRLLRFSSGGADPFAVLQLDPQTCEVADVNRSFRRIVLKVHPDKCTVEKAADAFHIAESAHKMLSNEGVLIRLKVAHQRKKEREAALKEEEVRRKAREEVSGGTAGLGSSEDPNLSPAERQRRRRREQVVEQQLEATRLAEEAARKKQRLEREAKEKAELAAELERQRKEWKDLNLF